The Tolypothrix sp. PCC 7712 region AGATATCTCGAAAGCACCAACATCTACTTTGCTATCTCGCGCCATCCCGCGTGCGTCAATGGTGGGTATACCAGCACCTACTTTACCAGTATTAATAGCGGGGCTACCAGCTAGAAGAGGATGAACTAGCATACCTCCGATATTTTGTAAGGTGCCAACCAGAGGATCAACTATCCGACTACCGGAAACAACTCGACGACCTTGTTGAGGTGCTGGAAATTCAATGTTTCCACCCCCATCTTTGAGTTGATAGCCTACTTGTTTTTGTGATGCATCACCAGCATTATTGTTAGCAACGATGGAATTAGTAAGGGTGACAGCAGCAGATGGATCGCCAATCCAAACTGCCCCACAAGCGCGTCCGGCGGAGTTATTTACAATAGTGGAATTCGTAATGTTGACGGGGGCAGTTTTATCGGTATTGACAAACAGTGCGCCACCAGCATCCTTAGTCACCTTATTCGTGGAAAAGGTACTGTTAATAAAATCTTTCTTTCCGCCACCATCTAACCATACAGCCCCTCCTTGTTGCTCGGATATATTATTGGCAAATGTAACGTTACGGACTGTAAGATTGTTATTTGCTCGTAATGCGCCTCCGCGAGCAACACCTTTGCTATCTAAGCTGGCTGTGTTACCTACAACAGTGCAGTTTTCCAAAAGCATCTTGTCTGCACCGTAACTATAGAGGAAGAGTGCGCCGCCTTCTCCTTTAGTTTTATTGCCTTCAAATCGACTATTGCGAATGGCGATCGCACCACCCACAGGAGTACCTGGCCCGACTGGATCGCATCCATCAGTAAAGACTGCACCACCACCAGTACCACCAGCTGAACTGTTATTTTGGAAGAGTGATTTGTCTATAGTTAATCCCCCTAAGAGGCTATAAATTGCACCACCATTAACACCTTTGTTATTGGTAAATTTACAACCTTTAACAGTTAGATCACCAGAACCTCTGGTGGCGATCGCTCCACTACTAAAGCCAGATTTCGTTAAAGTACCATCATTGCTGTCAAAGGTGCTGTTAGTGACTACGCCTTTACCGCTATACCCGATATTGATGGCTCCGCCTTCACCACCGCGATTGTAGTTAAATTTACAGTTATCAACTGTTATGCTGCCATAGTCAACAACTTTCACAGCCCCACCTTTTTCGGTTGAGTAGCCGTTGGTAATGCTGAGGTTCCGCAGCGTAGCATTGATATGTCTGCCAACTTCAAATACTCTTGTGGCATTATTGCCGCTAATTTTTAAATTTGCTGCGCCTGCACCATCAATTGTCAAATTCTTTGTAATGTTCAGTTGCCCACTTGTAAGTGTAATTGTTTTGTTAGCAAGAGTAGAGGCAAACTTGATAGTGTCACCTGCTTGTGCAGAGGCGATCGCAGATCGTAAAGAACCTGCTCCATTATCGGCAGTTGAAGTTACGTTAATAATAGCCATGCTTTGAATTCCCTTATAGAACAACGGTTTTTCATCGACTGTTTTGAGAAAATCACCACTAAGCAGTGATTTATCAAAAGTCGATTCATCGTTTCACACGATGGGATTCAGAGCACCCTGTTTTGTAGATATCTTCGAGCTAAATTTTAAACTCCAAATAGTTGGAAATATTTAGCTCATATTGACTGAAAATTTGCTAACATCACCAATTTTCCCTGATTTACAGATGCTGCAATTGATCCTTGTGTTGATTTAGTTGATTCCACAGGATTAGCTTTCTGCACATTTTATAACTTCACCCAAACTTTTATCGCTATGATAAAATTACGTAGATTTCAGTTACCGAAGTAACTTTATCTATTTTCTTTTGTCCAGCCAAATTTACTTAGACGATGTTACACAATTTGTCTTCTTTATGCAACCTTTATAAAAAAATAATCTGATATTTTTATCACCGAATTGCAGATTTATAGGCTATTTAGAGCAAATTAAAGAATAACTATGTAAGAGTGAATAAAAATTAGTAGAATATCTCAAAACGAGGAATTAGTGATGTCTACACTATTTAGGTTGCCAAAAATGTTGGTTGCGATCGCCACTCTCTGCTTAAACAAATATTGATGTAGAGTAACGTATTATTATACATCATATTCACATAGATTACCGCTTTACTGACATACTGATAATTAAAACGATAATTCTTCTACCTCAGCCTGAGATATTGTTAATTGTGGTGCATAAGTTCCAGATAAATATGCTCTAAACGTACAGGCTGACGGGCTATAGAATCAATGGCTATCCCCTCGAAGCGTGCAATAATTTCCTTTAATTCCAAAGGTTCAGGTAACCAAAAGGCTAAATCGTTACCATAACGCCGATGAGTGAAACCATATTTTTCGGCGCGTGCGATCGCTTGTGCTTCAAACTCAGTCTGCATTAACACAATTTCTTGGGCTGGAATCAATGTACGTAATTCTGCTAAACTACCCTCAGCCAAGATTCGGCCATTTTTCATAATTCCAATTCTCTGGCAAAGACGTTCTGCTTCATCTAATAAATGAGTTGTGAGCAAAACTGTAATTCCTTGATTTTTGAGTTGGCGGATTAATTCCCAAACTTCATATCTGGATTCAATATCTAAGCCTGTAGTCGGTTCATCCAGAATCACTAGCTGTGGTTGATGTACTAAAGCGACTGCAATATTTAACCGCCTTTGCATTCCCCCGCTAAGTGTCTCTACAGGATATTTTGCTTTATCTAGTAAATTGACAGCTAACAGAGTTTCTCTAATTCTTTTATGGCGAGTTTCGCGGTTTAAACCGTAAATATCTCCAAAAAACTGGAGATTTTCTGCACAAGATAGGCTTTTGTAGAGTAAATTTTCTTGAGGTGCAACACCAATTATTCTTTTGGTCGCGGCGGAAATTGGCTGATGATTGATGGTAATATCACCACTGTCTGCATTCAATAAATTACAAATAATATTGATTGTTGTGGTTTTACCTGAACCATTGGCACCGATTAAACCGTAAACTTCTCCTGGCTCAATATGCAAATTTAAATTGTGGAGAACCTGGTTTCTACCATAGGATTTATTTAAATTTTTAATAATTAACATTGTGATTTTTTATAATCGCCTTTCTACTATCAGCATCCGCCAATAAGATAGCCAGCCACCGACAATCACAATCATAGCAAAAACCAATAAAAACCAAAAGTGTGAGCCTATATCACTAATTCCTTCGCCTTGAGATGAAACTCCTACGAGGGCTTCATTCATGTGATAAATAGGATTGAATTGAGCGATATTAATTAATGTGGGAGGAAATAAAGCTGCTGGTAAAAATGCTCCACCAAGGATTAATAAAGGTACTCCAAAAGCTGCTACTAAAGAGTTAACATCTTCAATACGACGTGCTAATTGTGTACCTAAAATAAAACCTAAACCCACATAAGCAATGATAGTTAATAAGATAATAATTAATCCTAATAAAATAGAACCTTTAAAAGTAGCGCCCCAAAATGCAGCAATAGTATAAATTAATATTGCCTGACCGATACCAATGCAACTATGGGCCAGAAAAATTCCTAAAAAGTAGGAAATTCCGCTTAAGGGAGCCAGAAACAGGCGTTTGATGGTTTTTTGTTCTCTTTCTGCAACAACAGTGGCGACAGTTCCACCCAAACAGCTAAAAAACATTGCTGCACCTACTAAAGTTGAGGGTGCAGCATATTCAAAAGCAGTATTGATGGGGAGTTTTGCCCGTTCTGCTAAAATAAATCCGCTCAGAATCAACACCGATATGGGGAATATACTCCAAAAAATTAAGCTGCGTCTGCGGCGCAATAGTTCAATTAGTATGCGTTGAGTTACAGCTATAATTTCACGCCAATATTTCATAGGAGAGGGAACAGGGAACAGGGAATAGGAAACAGTAACGCACCACATTCTATACTTTGCTTGGTGCGTTGCGCTACGCGACAACACACTACGTGAATTTTAAAAATTGAATATGAGTCTTAAATAAGCTTATCAATATATAACGCCAGCCTGATGACAAGCTGGCGTTTTAAATCTATTAAATTCAGGGACAAAAAATATATATAACTAAAATTCCCTGAAGTTTACTAAAAAATTGGTGGGTAATTTACTTTTACAAAGCGCTGCGGCGAGTGAGTAAGTTCCACAAGAAAACTGCAACAATTGCGCCCAGAACAGCAACTATCACACCTGTAATGCTGAGAGTGGGTGCGGCTAATGCTAGAGTTCCCGTACTGAAGAATACTCCTAGGCTACCACCAACAAATGCACCTATAATACCTAACAAAATTGTTCCTAGAATACCGCCGCCTTGATGACCTGGGTAGATAGCTTTAGCAATAGCTCCAGCAATTAGTCCTAAAACAATCCAAGCAAGAATGTTCATGGTTTGTAAGTTGATAAAAAACTTTTTGTTTTAACCTTTGTTGAGTTAAATCTAACACCTCAAACTTGGCAATCATATCTACCATCAGAATTAATTTATGTTAGCCTGAAGAAATAGCTCCATTTATAAATGTATATAACTTAATTACTGGCGTAGAAAGGAAACAGTAAATGGCTAGTACAACAAGGCAAAAGTAAAAAGAAAGAATACTTATACCACAAGCCTTTTAGCAATTACAGATGGTCTGTTTATTTACGCCAGCCTGTACTAGGTAAATATTTTAGTAAAAATAAATCGGTACTCAAATACGGTACAAGTTACCGACTGACAACTCTACTGGCTGCCTAATGTTAAGCCTCAAAATTTCTCGGATAGCTGTTATCTATTACTATAGGACTCAGATTTGATTTCTGAAAAAATCTAAGTATATGTAGGGTGCGTTATCACGAAGTGATAACGCACCGTATTCTGAGCTTTGGTGCGTTGCGCTGCGCGACAACACACCCTACGTATTTGTTCAAGAATCAAATATGAATCCTATATCTCCTAAAAATCTATCAATATAAATAGCCGTAATTCATCCGCAAGATAGTTAACTATATATTGAATATGTATCTAAAATTTTATTCAAATACGCAGTTTATAGGAAAAAATTATGATTGGTGTACTTTGGACTGTTGCAGTTGTACTATTTATCTTTTGGGCTTTAGGATTAGCATTGCATATTGCAGGTAATATAATTCATGTATTGTTACTTTTGGCAATTGCGATCGCAATATATAATTT contains the following coding sequences:
- a CDS encoding right-handed parallel beta-helix repeat-containing protein; the encoded protein is MAIINVTSTADNGAGSLRSAIASAQAGDTIKFASTLANKTITLTSGQLNITKNLTIDGAGAANLKISGNNATRVFEVGRHINATLRNLSITNGYSTEKGGAVKVVDYGSITVDNCKFNYNRGGEGGAINIGYSGKGVVTNSTFDSNDGTLTKSGFSSGAIATRGSGDLTVKGCKFTNNKGVNGGAIYSLLGGLTIDKSLFQNNSSAGGTGGGAVFTDGCDPVGPGTPVGGAIAIRNSRFEGNKTKGEGGALFLYSYGADKMLLENCTVVGNTASLDSKGVARGGALRANNNLTVRNVTFANNISEQQGGAVWLDGGGKKDFINSTFSTNKVTKDAGGALFVNTDKTAPVNITNSTIVNNSAGRACGAVWIGDPSAAVTLTNSIVANNNAGDASQKQVGYQLKDGGGNIEFPAPQQGRRVVSGSRIVDPLVGTLQNIGGMLVHPLLAGSPAINTGKVGAGIPTIDARGMARDSKVDVGAFEISSQLNATAMNTTMSGPNLMRGTRGADTLQGIATSNILQGGDGNDTLKGGDSNDILQAGEGDDILIGGKGSDILHGSGGKDRFVYQNIAEKGDWIQYFDSGADIIDLNKIIEGTNFKSSNPFSSYVKKEQIGSNTVVSVNAGGDSTPNQFQKLLTLGNVSSNNLTAKNFIF
- a CDS encoding ABC transporter ATP-binding protein — translated: MLIIKNLNKSYGRNQVLHNLNLHIEPGEVYGLIGANGSGKTTTINIICNLLNADSGDITINHQPISAATKRIIGVAPQENLLYKSLSCAENLQFFGDIYGLNRETRHKRIRETLLAVNLLDKAKYPVETLSGGMQRRLNIAVALVHQPQLVILDEPTTGLDIESRYEVWELIRQLKNQGITVLLTTHLLDEAERLCQRIGIMKNGRILAEGSLAELRTLIPAQEIVLMQTEFEAQAIARAEKYGFTHRRYGNDLAFWLPEPLELKEIIARFEGIAIDSIARQPVRLEHIYLELMHHN
- a CDS encoding ABC transporter permease, coding for MKYWREIIAVTQRILIELLRRRRSLIFWSIFPISVLILSGFILAERAKLPINTAFEYAAPSTLVGAAMFFSCLGGTVATVVAEREQKTIKRLFLAPLSGISYFLGIFLAHSCIGIGQAILIYTIAAFWGATFKGSILLGLIIILLTIIAYVGLGFILGTQLARRIEDVNSLVAAFGVPLLILGGAFLPAALFPPTLINIAQFNPIYHMNEALVGVSSQGEGISDIGSHFWFLLVFAMIVIVGGWLSYWRMLIVERRL
- a CDS encoding GlsB/YeaQ/YmgE family stress response membrane protein, producing the protein MNILAWIVLGLIAGAIAKAIYPGHQGGGILGTILLGIIGAFVGGSLGVFFSTGTLALAAPTLSITGVIVAVLGAIVAVFLWNLLTRRSAL
- a CDS encoding lmo0937 family membrane protein; translated protein: MIGVLWTVAVVLFIFWALGLALHIAGNIIHVLLLLAIAIAIYNFLKSRTAF